In Sphaeramia orbicularis chromosome 5, fSphaOr1.1, whole genome shotgun sequence, the genomic stretch TCGACTGTGCTCTCTTCACCTACATTGTAGACAAACCTCCAGAGGTACAAGTCggaaaatgtgcaaatgttggaCAGCTGACCATATACACTCACACACCATGCGTCACACAGACAACATTTGCGCCCTAAGAAACAAACCTCATCAACACAATGTGGGTAAAACATGTAAGCTGCTCGCTTGtccataaagataaaaaaaaaaaaaaagtggggacCATGTCATGTGTCCAAACTACCACGGCCTCCAGAGAGAACCGTGATGGGACCGTGAGGAGGATCTGGAGGAGGATGACCGTTTCCGTGCCACTGTGCGCCGGCTCTGCTCTCCTGTCATGTGCCTCTGCAGGGCCACCCTCTGGAGCACGTAGAAGCGCTTGATTTCCTCTCTTTCTGCGGGCTCCAGAGGGGCGTGAAGGGACAGGTGCCGGAGGGTTTCCTGGAGGCACTGGGAGAAGCCTTGGGAGTAACTGGGGGCCACCTGCGCCATGGCCCTCTGCCTCAGGAAGCTGACGGCCATCTCCAGGATGTCCGCCTTCTCCAGCTTTGACGGAGGCTGGCCGCCGCCGCTCGGATCCCCCTGGTTCAGCAGAGCTCGTAACTGCTCGATGCTGTGATTGATGCGGTCCCTCCTCACTTTCTCCACCACAAGTTTTCTcagctaaaaaaatatatatacatacaaaaaCGCTTTTTAGATACAAGTAGTTGAAAAGGATAAAAACTGATTGAGTTTTGCAAAAGCAGTTTGTctgcactctcaaaaatagaggtaccagcttgtacttcaaagggtacaaatgctagtcgctgggggtgtacttttttgagagacatttctgtaccctttcgaaatggtccatttttgtaccttaaccctttcatgcatgaattatgagaaccttaatcaagattttttttcctgagtggttttattcctctttaggcatgaaaaaaaaaacaatgtgtttgattttttttttttttttttttaaatcaacctgtttttcatggagttacaaaaatgtccactcagctacaccatgaattttattcttgaagcaaagaaacatgtatttaaaacccagtatcatacagtgatatgaaaacagtgaaatgaaaccatgtctaatgcagctaatctgatgttttctcacattttaacatattctaatactagttatcactcacttcatggagataatatgcaaaaaataaatattgacaattgatttccactcaagaaccaatcaagaacagcaaagttacaataatggtatgaattgcagtttatgagatgatccataagtgtccactgtgttggttgatatggaacttaaacaacaaaacccatgaatatacaagattaaagctgtagaggagctgtccactggagtgaccactatgcatgaaagggttaaatactttacatagagagaaaactcacatatagttgataatgctgatgtttaaagtttgaaccggtggtcTAATTGagaccaaaaaaaaggaaaaaaaagcagcataggcaagctacccacatcaagacatggaggtgtgaatgaaaacttgataaaacagagattatggcaataatcaaaGGTtctaataaactaaataaattattaggctattatcagtgagctaattgggctgttaaattaaaacactaattattattaaatataatacagagtaattacagtatgatatataataaataatgcactaagcctaatgtttgagcTATAATTCGTCCCACTGTTCAGTtgtcctagcctatagcctattctcatggtctacacatattttttaatgctgcagggtaccttatagtacacatttgtactttacataactttgggcCCTTTTTCATACTccaaaggtgcaattctggcctctgaaagaccaatattgtacttttgagagaacattcttaaaaaatgtactcataggtacataaatgttctgatctcgtacctctatttttgagagtgtggaTATCTCCAGGACCTgttgatggacacactgggtttatgttcagttaatgagagattttgctgaaaaagtcactttttctgcagttttccatatttttgatataataagcctcaactttaatctgagcttttatgaacatctacatgatcagaaaattcaatatgggaaaacacctgatttttcatttcaaaacataaaatacagaggatgatattaaaataaaaggtgataaatctctttaaagaatgttaaatatagagaaatccGGGAAATGACATAGAAGTAGTattgggtctttaaccctttcatgcatgaattatgagaaccttaatcatgattttttttccccctgtttttattcctctttagacatgaaaaaaaaaatgcaattgccagctttttatgaacctatttttcatggagctgaaaaaatgtccactcaaatggatatgatgcgtttaatttttgaagcaaagaaacatgtatttactgacatacagaGAAAACTATGAGAAGTAAACactttcaatgctgctaatctgatgttttctcatatttaaacatactctaatactagttattactcacttcatggagataatatacaaaaaaaaaacattttgtttaagaaaaaatgataattacagtctaatcacaattgattcacactcagacatgttactgcagatcaggtttatcaagaacagcaaagttacatatgcataagtgtccactgtgttggctgatatggaactaaaacaacaaaacccatgaatatacaagagaacagctggagaagaactgtccactgtagtgaccagtatgtatgaaagggttaaaggttaataaATCCAAACCATTCTCTTGTGTTTCGTGTTATTTAATTTTGTAACACTAATGGTATATCTAATACCCAGTCAAAAGTGAAATAGACAAGTTTAATCATAGCGTTTACAGGGTGTTGCGTTCATGGTTCTATGTAAACTCCACTGTTTTTATACAACATgcgacaaattaaaaaaaaaatctataatacattacattttattaaactatttttctattgtttccaCAGGATAAGATTTGTGACACTGAGATATCTATCAGCAGCAAtagatacagtcgtggaaaaaaacattagaccattaaaaacaatggttatgcagtccagtagtaactcctgtgtgtatcatgtgactaaaacagaatttgaaaaatattaaatcactggaatttatcgttcacaagaaaagcacaagcactctgacaatttataaagaattccttacaatggactgaatttactctcAGATGCATTATTTTTcttagatatttatattttaatttatttttattattatttgtcttttcttctttgtgtctgtaagcctttgcattatgttaatgtatttgtttggatgatttttccttttgacatcttgatgtttggtaccttcaccaaggaggttatgtttttgccggggtttgtttgtttgtttgtttgtttgtttgtttgtttgtttgtttgtttgtttgttttagcaagataactcaaaaagttatggccacgttttcatgaaattttcaggaaatgttgatactggcacaaggaacaaatgattaaattatggtggtgattggggggacggatggggggtcggggggggacagatctgccttggcggaggtctgcgctctcccagggCTTTTctagtatgtttgtttgtttgttggtcagttaacaagataactcaaaaagttatggccggattttcatgaaattttcaggaaatgttgatactggcacaaggaacaaatgattaaattttggtggtgatgttcaaagttcaaaatttCTTACTGttttgtatacatatatattttcaataaagttgggaggaaaaaaatcatgtgactaaaacagacagaaaagaaaacatggaatgtctaaaagcactgtttttgtcagtacaatgccatagatattgatggaagaactgaagtgattttggttattatcaagaaaacatgttaaatggatagatatcagctctgaaattaaagtactatgagctatttttgttgttattattatatttgtccaaacaaatgtacctttgtctgtaccagacattaaaatgaacaagaaat encodes the following:
- the LOC115420201 gene encoding transcription factor HES-5-like, giving the protein MAPVTQTRPEEKPASVENNSSNKLRKLVVEKVRRDRINHSIEQLRALLNQGDPSGGGQPPSKLEKADILEMAVSFLRQRAMAQVAPSYSQGFSQCLQETLRHLSLHAPLEPAEREEIKRFYVLQRVALQRHMTGEQSRRTVARKRSSSSRSSSRSHHGSLWRPW